One region of Malania oleifera isolate guangnan ecotype guangnan chromosome 6, ASM2987363v1, whole genome shotgun sequence genomic DNA includes:
- the LOC131158675 gene encoding uncharacterized protein LOC131158675 yields MEDYQPMEFDFSDKDIDSVNQVEEDHEGWTMMFDGVANVWRHGIGAVLISPKGKHYPVSAKLTFPCTNNIVEYEACALGLQAAKDRGIRELTVKGDSTLVIHQLIGEWEMRDSKLIPYQEKSNLIPDALATLAALVKVELGIEIVPIRIRMQSEPAYYVVNEEVDGKSWFYDIKTYLQKQECPEGASSND; encoded by the exons ATGGAAGATTACCAACCCATGGAGTTTGATTTCTCGGATAAGGATATTGATTCAGTGAACCAAGTGGAGGAAGATCATGAGGGATGGACCATGATGTTCGATGGGGTAGCTAATGTATGGAGACATGGAATAGGGGCAGTGCTCATATCCCCAAAAGGTAAACACTACCCTGTCTCTGCCAAACTTACTTTCCCTTGCACCAACAACATCGTTGAATATGAGGCATGTGCATTGGGCTTGCAAGCTGCCAAAGACCGAGGAATCAGAGAATTGACCGTTAAAGGGGATTCAACTTTGGTGATTCATCAGTTGATTGGGGAGTGGGAGATGCGAGATTCAAAGTTGATACCATACCAAGA GAAAAGCAACTTGATCCCCGACGCCTTGGCCACGCTGGCCGCCTTGGTGAAAGTTGAACTGGGGATAGAAATTGTGCCCATTCGTATAAGGATGCAGTCGGAACCGGCCTACTATGTAGTAAACGAAGAAGTTGATGGAAAATCGTGGTTCTATGATATTAAGACATACCTCCAAAAGCAAGAATGTCCCGAAGGAGCCTCTAGTAATGATTAA